Below is a genomic region from Gasterosteus aculeatus chromosome 2, fGasAcu3.hap1.1, whole genome shotgun sequence.
tttgccccccccccccccccccgttatttGCCCCGTGGCCTCGTTGCTTTCctctctgtgttgtgtgtgactTTATGCCCTTTGTTTCACTGTTAGATTAAATGTGCCCAATATTGGCCAGCCAGCGAGGAGAGGGACGCTATCTTTGAAGATGCCAATTTCAAGCTCACCCTCATTTCAGAGGACATCAAGTCTTACTACACGGTCCGTCAGCTGGAGCTGGAAAATCTCTCGGTACGTTTTTTTGTTACGTTTCGGTTTTAAAGTGGTTGTCGTTTCGGGCCTTTAACGCTCCGTCCCGCTCCCTTCTGTCCCCGCACGTCTCATCCTCCGTCACAGACTCAGGAGACTCGGGACGTTTTACACTTTCACTACACCACCTGGCCCGACTTTGGGGTACCGGAGTCTCCCGCCTCCTTCCTCAACTTCCTGTTCAAGGTGCAGAAGTCGGGTTGTCTGAATTCCGACCAGGGACCAGTGGTGGTGCACTGCAGCGCCGGCATCGGACGCTCCGGGACCTTTTGTCTCGTGGACACGTGCCTACTATTGGTGTGTACAGAGCTCTGCTGTTGAGGTGTCAtgatgtcatatatatatatatatatatatatatatatatatatatatatatatatatgaatccATTTAAGAGCTGGAGACGGCTGTGCACTGAGCGCTTTTGCTGTGCGATGCAGATGTCCATCCGTAAGGACCCGTCTTCGGTGCGTATTCGCGACGTGCTGCTGGAGATGCGGCGCTATCGCATGGGCTTGATTCAGACCGCGGATCAACTTCGGTTCTCCTACCTCGCCGTCATTGAAGGTGCCAAGTATATCAAGGGAGATACATCTCTGCAGGCAAGTGCTCCCCCCTGTTCCGCTTCCCAATTTCAATcagttcatttcattttcagtttaaGAAATTGGTCAATtgtgttttcactttatttgtgtgtaataAGAGCACTTTGTTTTTGATCAAGGAGTCCTTGAAAGAGCTCTCAAATGAGGAGGATGATCCTCCAGAGTTCACCCCTCCGCCTCCGCTTCCTCCGCCCAGAGACCCTCAGAATGGCAAAAACGAGCGATCCTTCTTCCCCGAAAATGATGAGCTCATCCAGCAGAAGGAGATCCACAGTCTGGGGTAACCGTCCGCGACATTATATCCgaaaatgtctttgtttagtaGTTTAATAAATCCGTTGGTACACATATCTTGTTAAAGCTTTCGACCAGTTGAACTGGTTGATGGTGGCGTCATTTAAATATTAACGTCTAAACTGGTAAGAAGTTTAGTTCTGTGCAAAGCTGTTGCTAGGAAACGTCTGTTGTGCCGTCCGATCAAAATGTAAACAGAAAGTCGGCGTTGCATCACAAGCTGGCGCTTAACTTCCACAGTGTTTGTGGAACGAGTGGGAAATGTCTGATCATGCTAAGCTGACCAATGACGGCGCAATGATCCGGTGCTCTGTGTCACGGTCGTGTCGTGGAATGTAGATTCAAACGATTTCACATTTACGTCCGTTAAGCGGCGTCTTATCGCGTTTTTTGATCGATTGTGCCGGCCATTTCCATAACACCAAATCGAGGGACAAATAAACCCCGACTAGTCTGTGTTCCGTCTGAACTCCGTGGCGTCCTCTTAAAAAGTCCCAACTCGATTTAAAACCAAACTGCCGTGGCGGGGAACACGGAAACTTTACCCTGCATTGTCTGATgctacgcaccaaccgccaagtcaaattccttgtatatctgacatattatggtaataattgtttcctgattccttcctcctctgctcaggTCCTCGCGAGAGCCGGAGCTGCGAAGGAGGCCCGCCGCTCCCCCCCAGCCTCCCCCCGAGGGCATCGAACATCGCGCCCCCAAAGCCCCGACGGCATCTCAGCAGCCAgagacggagcagcagcagcagcagcagccaaaggAAAGCCCCCCCAGGCCAGAAGCGTGGTCCCCCTTGCTAAccaacgtgtgcgtgtgcacggcCTTGGCTGTAGGTGCCTACGTCTGCTATCGGGCCTGTTTCCACTGATgcccgtcctccctccccctctctgtcgcCTCTCTGGGTTTACTCTGCGAGTGAGGGGTTTATTTGGACCTCGGCAGATTCGGGTTCACTCGTTTATTTTACAACTgcggcgtggaggggggggggcaaaggggccGCCGGGCTCCTCGTTCACCACCCGAACGTTCTTCCGCTGCGTCGCCGTGAATGCTCAGGGCCTTTCGTTTTTCAGGTGTCACTTCCCTAATCTGCGTGCTGACTTAGACCCAAAAGGAGTTTGTTTTCCTGCTCCCCTGTTCGGTGGACCGGGAAGAATGGCCCGTTTCATTTGTTTCTCCTCTCTTATTTACCAAATGACACTTGTTTGAGTTCTTCCATTTTAACCCTTGCTAAGTTGTCCGTTTGGATTCAAatacatgttattttttttcccccaccggctctttcttttctgtACACAGATTGATCAGAAATCATAGAGCCAGATTTTTGAACGTAAAgctttttgtctgtttgttgcGGTTCGATACGAAACCCGACAGAAAGGCGAAGGACGTGAAGTAACCATGTGCCACTAGATGagagatgcatgctgggatgggCATTGAATTAACTGGCCTCACTAGTCAGCGAGAGGCCTGcttatcctgtgtgtgtgtgtgtgtgtgtgtgtgtgtgtgtgtgtgtgtgaatggacaTTTGTGCGAGTGGAGCTTTCCACTGATGTTTCAGTTAAATCGACGCAgtgagaaataataatataacattttttaGGACGGCTAATGTGAGATGTAGAGTTGCCTCTTGGTCATCGATTCCCTCGCCGTTTTCTCTCCCTGGTGATGACACAATGACACAGAAAAAGTCTTTTTAAACACCAAatggagggcgagggggggcggtttgtctcctcctccgcttGCTTGGCATTCACAAACTGACAGTGGAAAACGTCCTGAGGCATTTTGACTAAGGTAATAACTCCATTCGAGTGTTTTAAGTCGCAGTGGTCTGAATagtgcggagtcttttaatgcCAGCAGAATGTGTAACACAGCCTGAATAACACCTTTTCACTGCGTGTGTTAAGTTGCACTCGAGACGGCCGGCTGATTGAGACACAAAGTGGCCAACGTCCGACCCCTTTTTTCGCCAGCAATAAAGCAAATACCTACTGTGTCATGTGTCACCCTTTGCTTTGTCAAACTGTTGGGTTTGAACGGGGAACCAGGGTCTTTTGAGCAAACCAAATATCCAACACCAGCACGGGGATGAAAGCGATGCACTGTAGCAATGAACCGTCGGACCGCGGCGTCGCGGCCCTGAGCTGGCAATATTGTTTTGTATGATtcgtttctcttttcttttttttcttttttttttttttggcattgcTGCATTCGTGAATCAACAGGTTTGTCCTAAAAAGAGATTAGCTAAGCTGCTAGCATTCAGTCTGCCTGTTGTGGCTCGACAAAGTTCAGTACGTGAGTCCGACAGCTGTACTTTTTTTTAGAATGTATAAACGTCCTCAACAAGGACACACCTTTAttcgatatatatattttttgatttatgttttattttcagcttCAGCAAGGGACTTAATCTCAGCACCGTGCAGCCATTGCGCcgggttttcctttttttctacttACACTGAGctcaaaaacatgtatttttttatttacatttgtgttaatttttaaataaaaaaatgaagtcTACTTTTGATTTGTGCAGGTTTTTTCTGAAACATTTACATCTACCACCACATTCTATTTCTCCCTCCTAGACGATGGTAATAGTGCTCATAACATTTAGCAAATGACTGTGATGGTTTATAGATATTTGTAAAACTTGTGTAAATAATTTATAAAGCCAACATTAGTTTACTTTACGAAGGGGGCCAAAATATTTTCACAGCCGTCAGGAAATCTTCCAGATGGCGTTTTGTACTCTTCTATATTTGTTTGACAGTTCCAGTTGCTGCAGGTTATTACAAAACTAATCAATCACTtaataaacaatacaaataaagtatTATTGTATAACATACTAGCTAGTATGATGTTCTCAACCTTTTAAGTACTCATCAATACCGCAGCAACAAAGTcaaatgatgtaatgatgattATTGCATAATGAGTACTTCGACCTGATGTTAGCGAGACATTTACGTGTTACAGTTGTTACACTAAAAGAACTGGAAACTTCTTCCAGCTTCCAGAGTATTAATAATTCTCTGTGAATTGTTTGGACGCCGCCAGCAGGCGGCGCTGTTGGGCTGTAAAACGAGCTGGTTCCTGATGGGCCGACATGGAGCCTTTGGATTTTGTTGCATCCCACTCTTTATTTTGTGTTCTGTTTGGAACTGGTGTCTGCTCACTTATTTACAGTAAGCCTGAGTCACTGAGTTATTGTCTATTGGCCGCATATAAACTGCCACAAACATTTTGTTCAAACTCTACCGGCTTCCAATAACGCTGAGATGATGTATTGTGCTACAAATAAAAAACTACAATTCTTATATTTATtctaacattgttttatgaaagAACACCCAGAAAATGTTTGACGTCAAAACTGCTCCGCTTAGCCCCGAGAACAGGTTTTCGGTTCATTTTAGAGTAAAAAGTACACAGCAATAGTCAATAGTGAACACTGCAGGGCGGAAGAACATGTCTTGACACATGCATTGCTTGAGTAAACTGCACCACATTGATATAGTACAGATGATTTGGCAACAGCCTCGGCTAGAACTTCCTGTTTGGGAAATAAGACGCTGGTACGTGCTGTACAAGAATTCGACTTAAGCAGAGTGAGTAATAGCACTCCCAACCACGCTCTGCTGACGTCAAGACACTTGGCACTCATCGAGGAAAACTACAATCAAGGTGTGACCGGGGACCGGAAGTCTTCTTAAAGTCACAGTTGATTCGACTGAACAACCCagcggtgtttttttttaaccactgtTTGTGGTCAAGAGTATTCTGTTACTTATTTTGAATGTATGTATCACATCCAGGTATCTCATCCACCGAAGCGTGGATATAAAATGCTGTGATTAGAGTTGTCGGAGTTGGAACAATGCCACTTGAACAGATGTAAAATGTGCACTAAAGTGCCTCTTTGCTCGGCCCAAAATGTGCATAATGCTGACTCCACATTGACTCCTACAAAGCGTGTGTCAGTTTAGCCATTAACCTGGAACTTCCCAATAGAGGTCTGGCTGTGCGAGTGGGCGGGAACGATCTTTGACTGTGAGTCTCTTTTCGTGTCCTGCCAGATCATTCGCGCCAGGAGCCGCGCAGGCATCAGGAAATTCCTGAATGTGAGGGGAGTCAGATGTTTCCAAGTGTGACTCCGCAAACCCGTGAGAGTCAGTGCACACGCACTAGGGTGGTTCTGTGGAGGCTCGGCACGAGGAAGTGATGGCACTCAGGTGTACCGTGTCTCTTCATGCCCTTATCATTACAAACAGTCGACCATCGGCGTCGACCGTTGGTGGAATGCAGCTCAATACGTTCACTGAAGCACTTAAGTACACTTTTGACGCAGTAAGATAACATTTAGCACCGTTTACTCCAATACTACGGTAAATACGAGGCCACAGCCAGCAGGCGGTTGGCACGCTGTGTCTCGACTGGAAACGGCTTGTGTGGTTCGATGGTGACAAAATCCACTTGTTTCTCAATGTCTTCCGTCTCTGTGCACAGCTGAGCCAACTGGTAGTTCGTATTTGTAGACATGACTGGTATTGATAGTTGAAAAGCAGGGTCGAGCTGGGGCTCCTCGGGAGTTTTCTCCACCGGCCTAATGGGAACAACTGTTCAAGGGTCAAACGGGTTTGAGTATCAGATATTTGGCCCCTCTGATTTATCTCGTGACCCCAGTAGACTAAACTATCCAAAGGTTTGAGATAACAAGAGCTCCATCTCCACCGGTTACTGTGGTAAAATGCTGGTTTTGCATTAACAGTCTAACAATGTGGATAATACACCAATAAAAGagcatttgttattttttggaAATGTTCTTTTGATGATGTAAGTGACTTCTGCTGACAATACCTCTTAACTTCAGTAGGGTGAAATAAAGGCTTCCACTTGTTTTGCAGTCATGGTTAAATTGGTGAATTGCTTCTTCAGTATGAGGTCTGTGTTCCTCTCGGcatcatttattcatgtgtcCCTTACCTAGATATGgcatataaacaaaaaaaaaactaaaaacaaactgttttccTAATCGAGCGGCATTGGGGGATTTTATTTGGTGGTTGTTGTCATTAAACCGCGGCCTCTCTCCTTCAGGGGCCGATATCTTCGCTTTGCGTCTGTAGAGACTCACCCGTGAGCAGTTCCTCTTCCGGTTCCTGTCccccggagctgctgctgtcgtGGACGCGGCGTCAGAACACCGACGTGACAAACAGCACTTTGACTGCCATTGGCTGCGTTCACGCATATAGGTCATATCGCAGATACCAAGAGGTTGGAGACGGTGCTTCCCCTCCGCGCAGAGCTCCCGCATCCTTCCTGACGTCATCGCCACGTGGTCCGCATCGTAAACATGACCTGCCTGCCTCACCGCAAAGTCACCACGGTGTTCTTTTGgggtattgttgttgttttcctggGTTAGCAACTGtggaaattaaaacctttttttgatgttgtttgttttgcgtCAGTTTCATTGcgaagcagcacacacacacacacacacacacacacacacacacacacacagacacacacacgtcaccgGCTGTTGTTTGTAACAACAATTTTTGGGAATGAGGTGAAAGGTAGGCCGCGTACGCGAGGATGGTCACATAGTTAAAGCTTCTGCGGCTGGAATGTTTTCGATGCCAGCAACGTCGTCAGCACACCCTACTTCCTGTTGAGTAATCTGAACATGTCAAGGCCCACACATGACAGCTACTATTATGTCGAGGTAACTGTGATTTCATGAGTGTTCAGCGCTGAATTTACTGTACATTTAGTTACGTCAGGCTTCGCCGTCTAATGATCAGAAGGGAGCAAGCTCTTCCTAACGTGACAAAAGGCCTGGCTAGAACATTTTAACTGTTTAATTATCAGTAACATTTGACACAAAACTACAGTATATGATGAGTCAGTCAAAAGCTGCTATACCTGTTAAATGTTGAAATTCTTGCACAGCTGGTTTGATCTCACCATTCTCATTTATCATGAATATTTACAATTTACAGTAAGCTATACGTTTGCACAACAGGTGGTTGCATTTCTTGAATGTGTGAGAAGACCCATTTTCACTTCCATGTTACAAGGATTTCCAACGCTTAGTTGTCCAAATAAAAGAAGGATGTCAGTCTAACTGAGCAGGGCGTCAAGCCGGTCTGGTAATCTAGGAAAGTTTTAGAGGAGAGCTTTGAGGAATAGTGCAATGGGTTGAACTTTATATTAACTTCGGCATTGTGAAAGAGGAGTTGAATGTCTTCTCAACAAGTCCTGCAATAAGGAACTAAATAACAAATTACTAATGTCTATTCATTCATTCTAAAACAAACAACTTACAATTCAACGCTGCTGCCTCTCCGCACTCATTCCGTACCTTTCTATGGGGCATCAACCTCACACTTACAAGCAtccagtatatatatatgtgtgtttctcAAGGTTGTGCTCTGTGATTTGACGGCTCCGGGCCGACTGCTTGGttgaagaaatacaaaaaaaatgtctctaCGGTGAAGGTATAAAGTATGAATAGTTCATCTATTAATACTGCATAGTAAAAGTTCTGTACTCCAATGTTTACTTCAAAGTGAGGAGTGAAAGAGAGGCATCATCAGCACAGTGAACATCTGTTATTTTAGTTCTAACATATTAGTGGATAGTTTAATGAATAAGTTTGCATTCAGTGACATTTTTCAGAAGTAGAGGTGCACATTGAGTCGTAGAACATTCGTGAGCTGTATATCGTTTTTTAAGTGCTTTGGGGCCTTTTTGAAAGCTATTTCGGGGTACGATACGTTTGAATAACACGATGCCCAAAATTTAAACATCACAATAAATCCGAGAGGCGTTTTTAGTTACGGCCTCACTTGCCTCGAGGCAAAGTGTGCCTCTGGGCTTTCAGGGAAGCACAGTGTATTTCACACAGCTTCTGACCGCGACTTGGGTGTGTGCTGACAACATGTCGGGGCAGGTGTGCTGCTCAGGACCGAACGAAGCGCAGTCTTGAGggtaaaaatgtttgttttttgagagGTTTTAATCGGGAAAGCTGCGAGCAGCAATAACAACAGAGACGCAGCACTCAGACATAAAAATTCAAAGAGGCCCCAGTGGAATGAAAGGACCGGTACACTCGTGGTCTACACAATGGATCCGCTAATTCACCACACAGCAGTGGTCAGTGCACAGGCACCTGGCACAGTGAACATTTTATAAAAGCAGGTGACATGATATGTGCTAAATACACCTTCTGATTCTAGAGGATCATCCTCAGACGTTGTTTTTGCCCTTTTATAGCTATTTATCCTTTTGGAAATTCTGATGAAATCCTTAGTTTGACATTATTTTAACAGTGGTCAGCCATGAGTGGTCAGCTAAACCGCCATTATGactatttatttacaaatagcattgaatattttttatttaaatcaacaACTATCCTGCCACAGTCCAACATTTGGTAAAAgcaaagtaaaaaggaaaagatcaGGATTCATTTTATAAATTAATTTCTGATGATACACAATTGCAGTGTTCTGTACACAGTTAGGACACACCTGTTCCCATCTATTAACCCTCCATACACTGcagttattttgaaatgaccTCTTCTTACACACAAGTTTTTCTCTGAGAAGTAGCATCCTCATTTTGCAAGGATGGCCTGGGGTTACACAAGATCTGGGCAGTGATACTTGATCCTGTGTAGTCACCGCAAGTCACTTCTGCACGTCAGTTTGGCGTTGTCACAGTCATCCACGGTGAAAATAGCAGAAGTGAACTAAGATGTTGAAATCTCGGTGGACTTAAAGACGGATCATGTACTGGTCGGTTTACCGTAGCTCAGGCGGCCTGGCTTCCCGTCACAACCCGTTGTCCGGATATCCAATGTTCCTTTCACTTAGAGGAGGAACCAAAAAAGCAAAATCACAGGGTTAAAAATCATCATTTAATAATATCAGTTTTAATTGTGTGTTCAATACTCTTGACTCTGAGCGAACAGCGTACAAGAGATGATGTGCAAACACAAaggtacaaaacaaaaaagtagtACCTACAGTTTCATGATCAAATATTTCTACACAAGCAATATCAGTATTTGAGGGTCCTAAATGTGGGGTCATTCCATCATTATTTAGTTCTCTTTATCAATCAATCACAATGAAATGTCTGTCTATGGTCCTTTACAGAATAGAAGAAACAACACAACTTCACTGGTTGCAGTAAATAAGCATCTAAAGTTTATCAACACTAAAggaataaatgtgaaaaaaacagggCCCAGGATAGAACTTTGAGGCACTCCACAGATTACCTGttacataacaacaacaacaacagaaaccaaCTCAGAAACAGACCTAATTTAAAGGATGAATCTGTTGATATTTTAATTTTCAACAGCTCCTATAAAAAGATGAATCGAATGTTGCGTGACGCTTCATGATTAATGACTAATCCCTATTAAAAACCAATCAATGAGCCACCCAGCTAGTTCCTTTTGAGTCAATTCCACATCATATTGTTGCTGTAAATACTGAAGCACTGCATTTTGTTCTGTGGCTGAACAAATTCCACAACAAATGCACATCTTATTCTTGTACTGAAGTTCACAGTAAAGaaaacataatatatattttgtaccTATTTTCCTTGTCTTAGCCGATGAGCTTTGGCCTGAGTTCAACAGACAAGTCAGGCTGACTGTCATAAGCAATACTTAATGTTGCCCACTTAATCCTGTTTTAAATGGATTGCAAACTATGGCAAAATCTAATTTAACCAAATTGGCTGAAATAGTAAATCACTGTGTTGTCGCTCATATGTGCTCATCTGTAGTTTTTTATTTGCCGTGATGAATAAGGTGATTGCACGTTATGAAAGATTAATCAGCAGATCATTTTACTTCAAATCTGTGTAACAAAGAAAAGCATTCAATACAGTTTTTTGAAACtgcaaatatttgacatttctgcttgaaaaatgaatgaaacggtgatttgattatcaaaatagttCCAGTTCATTAGATTACTTAATGTATTGAGAAATTCTTGCAGTTGTACCATGAATTTGTGTTGTTAACCTTATCTGTGGACATGCAACAAACCCagatccatctttttttttctccttctccctgtTGCTAACATTGCAATTTAACTGCAAGCAGTCAGGAGGTTATGTTACTCATGAtgtaaaacagaaacaaatgttcTGTCAGCTGACACATTGTGAAACTAACCAGGAGAAAAAACGGACCAAAGCCaagttaattaattaaagaaTCGTGTCAAATAGATGGTTGAGTTTTCATCCGACTTTTTCTGATCAAATCGGAAAACATGGGCGAACGCCAAGTTGTAAAAAATGGATTTGTGGGAGAAACAACTAATAAAACACCAAAAGAAAGTACTAACATGACTCATAGTGGGAAACATCTTCCATTTCTCAACCACTGGTACAGAGTGGACATTAGagtgacaggtgtgtgtgtctgtgtgtgtgtgtgtgtgtgtgtgtgtgtgtgtgtgtgtgcgtgcgcatgtaTTGCCTTATCAGAGGAGTTTTTGAGGATGCCAGTTGGCCTGAGGAGGGGCGGTGATGCAACGCGGAGCTTACGGACAGACACTGCCCATTGACGGTAAAATGTGGAAAGAAGGCTGGGCTAAACTTTCAAGAAAAGAGGTCACCCTGTGTGGGAATTTCCCTCTCTCCTGTCAGCATGCGCGCCAGGAGCAGGGAAGGACTGCTTTGGGGCTCCAATGGgaaaccagggggggggggggtcattgaaGAAAGAATGCAGAGAATGTCTAAAACGAAGCTCTGCCAAACACTGACGGGTACGACGAGAGCTCCTAAATGTGCTGACAGAAGTCACAACAATGGAGCGCCGTGTGTTAAATCATTAACGCGTTATACGACATGATAATTGTTCCTGAAACTCTTTAGATGATGTTCTGTTCTACAACTTTTCCCGAAGGCTGTGTGTAAGAAACAATCATGTCTAGTGGCACTGCTTTTGTACACACTAAGTCCTAAAGCTAAACCACAACTATTTAAAGCTATTGTGATGTTCGTGGAGGATAACAATGTCTTATTCAAATGTGGGTGTAGCAGTCTTCAAGTGGTGATGTGTTGGAAACGGAGGATATTGCACAACAGTTAAAAGCTAAACTGTTCCATCATTGGGTGTGTTGAAACAACCACTGTGTTCAAAATGTCATCTTTCGACGCACAAAGCAGCAACAGTTTTTATACCTTGAGAGAATTTTTTAAAAGACAGTTGTCATTGACAATAAAGTAGACGTGTCCCCTTGTGAGCAGCTAGACAAGGTGGGGGTTTTTTAAACTCGTTTTTGGCCATATAGGAAAACATTCCCCACCCTTAATTGTCACGGCTCACCTACAAATCCCACCGTGCCCGTTCCTTTATCCTCTCTGTCTGGGGTTTGCTTGTTTGAGACAGATAAGTTTCATAGTGTGTGAAAGCGGTCTGCCGGATTGGTAAATTCTTCTGCAAACAAGCAGTGAACTTATCATGTCTGGTGTAACTTACTTTGTCACTCCCAGTTTTaacttcttcattttttttttcgatgtttttttttttaccttcaggTTGAAACAAGGTttgctgggtgggggggggggggggggggggtatacgGATCTCGCCTTCCAACCAGGTCTTCTGGCTGTTGGAGCGTGACCTGAGGTGGTGTGAGGAGGTTAGTTGCTGATTAATTTGAATGCAACCTTGAACCCCTCTCTGGGCCAGTGGACCCGGCAGACTATTGACAGAGCCGTGTGCCACAGATAAAGCGAACATTTCTGCAGTGCAGTGTGACAGAGtctatcttctttttttttttttttctttttccgctTTGCTCAGCAGTATCATTTCAGTATAAATTGGTGGGATGCATTTTGAGATTTGAGTTTTCGTTTCAATAGATGAGTAAACATTGAAATGCATTAGGTTAACAAGGAATCCCTTCATGTTTCTAATGTCATTTGGAAAGATAAACACTATTTTACATATTAACcctctttctttatttctgtcACCAAGTGACGGCACTGATCAAACCACTGAAAGACATTTTCTGCTTTGTGGAAACCAtaaatccttttaaaatgtctttagcCCCACTGGTGAAGACTAGATCTATTAAATCCACTGTGTACAAAAGCTAACATCACATTCCTTTAGCGAGTTGATATATTGCTGCATATTGGCCTAGATTAGAAGATGCCAAATGTTCCTTAACGTCGAGCCAGTATTTATCTGCAATATGTGATTGAAACACATTGCAATAGACAGGTCGTGAATATTTAAGGCAAGCACAACACCATCTGCttaaaaaaggatgaaaaaagaaGTCACAAAGGGGAATTGTTTAGACAAAGTATAAATCTGtttaattcaataaaatatCAAGTACATTTAAAGCATTTAACcatttaatattaaataatttgaCTTATTTCATTCATTGCCAGCACTATTACAAAGAGTTGCATCATTTCACTGCAGCACAACTCTTCCCTTAAACAACCATTGCTCCAGATACACCAAATGTAGAAATTCACTCGCATGTCCGTAAAATATGCACCGAAATACTGCATCACGAAATTACATCTGAGAATAAAGCCACGGTGACATGTGAAGAATCGTGAATGATTGCGCAATCCATGCAGCCACTCCTTCAGTCCCATTGAAACTGTCCCTGTAA
It encodes:
- the ptpn1 gene encoding tyrosine-protein phosphatase non-receptor type 1 yields the protein MEAEFREIDENGSWNAIYQEIRQQSCELPCKVAKLPENKNRNRYRDVSPFDHSRICLQLGTNDYINASLITVEEAQRKYILTQGPLPNTCGNFWEMVWQQRTRGVVMLNRVIEKGSIKCAQYWPASEERDAIFEDANFKLTLISEDIKSYYTVRQLELENLSTQETRDVLHFHYTTWPDFGVPESPASFLNFLFKVQKSGCLNSDQGPVVVHCSAGIGRSGTFCLVDTCLLLMSIRKDPSSVRIRDVLLEMRRYRMGLIQTADQLRFSYLAVIEGAKYIKGDTSLQESLKELSNEEDDPPEFTPPPPLPPPRDPQNGKNERSFFPENDELIQQKEIHSLGSSREPELRRRPAAPPQPPPEGIEHRAPKAPTASQQPETEQQQQQQPKESPPRPEAWSPLLTNVCVCTALAVGAYVCYRACFH